A genomic window from Exiguobacterium acetylicum DSM 20416 includes:
- the mtnK gene encoding S-methyl-5-thioribose kinase produces the protein MTYKAFTEQDAIERVRSLGLIGDGAVEAEEIGDGNLNLVFRIREGEHRLILKQALPYAKVVGESWPLSLERAWIEQSALREFARHAVPFVPRVFHASHEEAYTVMEDLSHLTIVRTGLLAGEQYPLLAEHIGSYLARTLFHTSDFALGPVEKKRVARTYYNPDLCDITEKLIFTDPFHDAETNEIEAGLEEEVARLWADDELKREVAKLEALFITKGDALLHGDLHTGSIFASATETKVIDPEFAFYGPFGFDVGQFIAHLFFAAYPDYPTRRDARIKDIDTFWLTFASTFRALWEREAVEPFQASGLVDDVLSTILQDALGFAGCELIRRTIGLAPVADLESIDSTTERLERKRHALRLGAALIKRRTECRTFDDLRNFDVTEELSR, from the coding sequence ATGACATACAAAGCATTCACAGAACAGGACGCGATTGAACGGGTCCGCTCATTAGGACTGATCGGCGACGGAGCCGTCGAAGCAGAAGAGATTGGCGATGGGAATCTTAACCTCGTCTTCCGAATTCGAGAAGGTGAACATCGATTGATTCTAAAACAAGCACTCCCGTACGCAAAAGTCGTCGGTGAGAGCTGGCCATTATCGCTCGAGCGGGCGTGGATTGAGCAATCCGCACTCCGTGAATTCGCCCGGCATGCCGTGCCGTTCGTACCACGTGTTTTTCATGCTAGTCACGAAGAGGCGTATACGGTCATGGAAGATCTTTCACATCTGACGATCGTTCGGACTGGACTGCTCGCGGGTGAACAGTATCCGTTGCTTGCGGAACATATCGGTTCTTATCTCGCTCGGACTTTATTCCATACATCGGACTTTGCGCTTGGTCCGGTTGAAAAGAAACGTGTTGCTCGAACGTACTACAATCCAGATTTGTGCGATATCACAGAAAAACTGATCTTCACAGATCCGTTTCATGACGCGGAGACGAACGAGATTGAAGCCGGACTGGAGGAAGAAGTGGCACGTCTTTGGGCAGACGATGAGTTAAAACGCGAAGTCGCAAAACTCGAAGCACTCTTCATCACGAAAGGGGATGCGTTGCTACACGGCGATCTACATACAGGAAGCATCTTCGCTTCGGCGACGGAAACGAAAGTCATCGATCCAGAATTCGCCTTCTATGGTCCATTCGGATTCGATGTCGGGCAATTCATCGCCCATCTTTTCTTCGCGGCATATCCAGATTACCCTACACGACGTGACGCAAGAATCAAGGACATCGATACGTTCTGGCTGACGTTTGCTTCAACGTTCCGTGCCTTATGGGAACGGGAAGCCGTCGAACCATTCCAGGCATCGGGACTTGTTGATGATGTACTGAGTACGATTTTACAGGATGCCCTTGGCTTTGCCGGTTGCGAATTGATTCGGCGGACGATCGGTCTCGCACCAGTCGCTGATTTAGAATCAATCGATTCAACGACGGAACGCTTAGAGCGAAAACGTCACGCCCTCCGTCTAGGAGCAGCGTTAATCAAACGTCGGACAGAATGCCGGACATTTGATGATTTACGAAACTTTGACGTAACGGAGGAGTTAAGCCGATGA
- a CDS encoding 2,3-diketo-5-methylthiopentyl-1-phosphate enolase encodes MAYITATYQLTARDRLEQRAEQLALGLTVGSWTELNHLEQQQLASFKGEVVHTEERDGKGYITIRYPEHNVSRDFSAILTTVFGKLSLDGEIKLTELLLPDTFTSDFPGAKFGIEGVRSLIGVEDRPLLMSIFKGVIGRDLSFLRDQLEGQLAGGIDLVKDDEILYDNPLTPTIDRARIGREVIDAHFHRTGKRALYAITLSGPVFTLKDQAKRLIDAGATAFLLNTFTYGLDVLRELASDPEINVPIFNHPAYSGALIASPNHGVAAPVLLGTLPRAAGADLTLFPSPYGNVALPKDVARGIAVEATRLGQTKSIFPVPSAGIHPGLVAQLVRDFGIDSVINAGGGVHGHPQGAAAGVIAFRQALDAALANESLSAAASRHEELRIALDAWGIKS; translated from the coding sequence ATGGCTTATATCACTGCTACTTATCAATTGACTGCCCGTGATCGACTCGAGCAACGCGCTGAACAACTCGCGCTTGGTCTGACAGTCGGTTCTTGGACGGAACTGAATCATCTCGAACAACAACAACTCGCCTCGTTCAAAGGGGAAGTCGTACATACCGAAGAGCGCGATGGCAAAGGATATATCACGATTCGTTATCCGGAACATAACGTGTCGCGCGACTTTTCTGCGATTCTGACGACCGTCTTCGGGAAACTCTCACTCGACGGTGAAATCAAACTAACGGAATTGCTATTACCCGATACATTTACGTCGGACTTTCCAGGTGCGAAATTCGGGATCGAAGGGGTCCGCTCCTTGATCGGTGTCGAAGATCGCCCATTATTAATGAGCATCTTCAAAGGAGTCATCGGACGGGATTTATCGTTCCTTCGTGATCAACTCGAAGGACAACTCGCTGGTGGGATTGACCTCGTCAAAGACGATGAGATCCTATACGACAATCCGTTGACACCGACGATTGACCGGGCACGAATCGGACGTGAGGTCATCGATGCTCACTTCCACCGGACCGGTAAACGTGCGTTATATGCGATCACACTCAGTGGTCCCGTCTTTACGCTCAAGGATCAAGCCAAGCGATTGATTGATGCTGGAGCGACCGCATTCTTGCTGAATACCTTCACATACGGACTCGACGTCTTACGCGAACTGGCGAGTGATCCGGAAATCAACGTTCCGATCTTCAATCATCCAGCATATAGCGGTGCGTTGATCGCTAGCCCGAATCACGGAGTCGCAGCTCCTGTCTTACTCGGCACATTACCGCGTGCTGCTGGAGCAGACTTGACGCTATTCCCGTCTCCTTACGGCAATGTCGCTTTGCCAAAGGATGTCGCTCGTGGCATCGCGGTCGAAGCGACCCGTCTCGGTCAGACGAAATCGATCTTCCCGGTTCCTTCAGCTGGTATTCATCCTGGACTCGTCGCTCAACTCGTACGGGACTTCGGTATCGATTCCGTCATCAACGCCGGCGGCGGCGTACATGGTCATCCGCAAGGTGCTGCGGCTGGTGTCATTGCTTTCCGTCAGGCACTCGATGCGGCACTCGCAAATGAATCCCTATCGGCGGCAGCATCGCGTCATGAAGAATTACGGATCGCCCTCGACGCTTGGGGGATCAAGTCATGA
- the mtnA gene encoding S-methyl-5-thioribose-1-phosphate isomerase, translated as MSAFVQSIRYEDRVLTILDQTRLPQEEHYEVITDLAQAVEAIKQLRVRGAPAISLFGGFVLVQEAYRFEAELSIYKQALLETSATLLATRPTAVNLRNVLDQLNPIIQDGTSVEEIRERLEKRTVALYDQDAQTSRQIGIHALELFQSGDRILTICNAGSIATAAYGTALAPFYIAKERGIELSVFASETRPLLQGARLTTWELQRAGIDVTLITDNMVAHTLKEKQIDAIIVGADRITRNGDTANKIGTFQLALLAQAFDIPFYVAAPLSTFDFSLVSGEAIEIEERDPQEVTAIQGVATAPAGVAVFNPAFDVTPHTLITGIITELGVITQPNEETIEQLTGLQPLG; from the coding sequence ATGAGTGCATTTGTTCAAAGTATCCGTTACGAAGACCGTGTCTTGACGATTCTTGATCAGACACGTCTACCGCAGGAAGAACACTATGAAGTCATTACTGATCTTGCGCAAGCAGTTGAGGCAATCAAACAATTGCGTGTCCGGGGCGCACCTGCGATCAGCCTATTCGGTGGATTCGTACTCGTTCAGGAAGCGTACCGGTTTGAAGCAGAACTGTCGATCTATAAGCAAGCTTTGCTTGAGACATCAGCGACGTTACTCGCGACACGACCGACGGCCGTCAACTTACGAAATGTCCTCGATCAATTGAATCCAATCATTCAAGACGGAACGTCGGTAGAAGAGATCCGTGAACGGTTGGAAAAACGAACAGTCGCCTTATATGACCAGGATGCGCAGACGTCACGTCAAATCGGGATTCATGCGTTGGAGTTGTTCCAGTCAGGCGACCGGATCCTAACGATTTGTAATGCTGGATCGATTGCGACTGCTGCTTACGGAACGGCACTTGCGCCGTTCTATATCGCAAAAGAACGTGGCATTGAATTATCCGTTTTTGCGAGTGAGACGCGACCGTTACTGCAGGGGGCACGGCTGACAACATGGGAGCTGCAACGTGCCGGCATCGATGTCACATTGATCACGGACAACATGGTCGCTCATACGTTGAAAGAAAAACAAATCGACGCGATCATCGTCGGTGCTGACCGGATTACACGAAATGGGGATACAGCGAATAAAATCGGAACATTCCAATTGGCATTGCTCGCGCAAGCCTTCGATATTCCGTTTTACGTCGCGGCACCACTCTCGACGTTCGACTTCTCGCTCGTTTCCGGTGAAGCGATTGAAATCGAAGAGCGTGATCCGCAGGAAGTGACGGCAATCCAAGGTGTCGCGACAGCACCAGCGGGAGTCGCTGTCTTCAACCCAGCGTTTGATGTCACACCACACACATTAATCACGGGCATCATCACGGAACTCGGTGTCATCACGCAACCAAATGAAGAAACGATTGAACAATTAACAGGGCTTCAACCCCTCGGATAA
- a CDS encoding sugar ABC transporter substrate-binding protein, translated as MKKLAYAVLAPALLLAACANGEATTTKVVKDVPKGVQSDVKIAVIRNLASDDHTKQFLDGARSEGEALGFKVSTFISEGNDVKFKELVAQAIQQDYDGLIISHGKEDYAYDMIKPAVDKGLKVVTFDTVTKKKGTALKGVTETFQNDHQLAKLSLDEVTKVTDKKPVRVIKLWFGPGFAPLDRRQEIYKTYEADGKIKTLETVGPTNFQDVQGDIATKMNAILAKYPKGSIDAVWGAWDEVAKGAYKSLKDNKRQEIPLISIDVSNQDINLMREKGSNWVSTSAVDPFLIGQTDMRLLAKKIAGEKTPDSFDLDAKLVEQKALKQDTTMYNLDTIIKGWSTSDKFNEPWMDRLRDVHKKQ; from the coding sequence ATGAAAAAATTAGCTTACGCCGTCCTAGCACCGGCACTGTTACTAGCGGCTTGTGCGAATGGAGAAGCGACGACGACGAAGGTCGTCAAGGATGTACCAAAAGGGGTTCAATCGGACGTCAAGATCGCCGTCATCCGCAACCTGGCATCGGACGACCATACGAAACAATTCCTTGATGGCGCACGAAGTGAAGGGGAAGCACTCGGCTTTAAAGTCAGCACGTTCATTTCAGAAGGGAACGACGTCAAGTTCAAGGAGCTTGTCGCGCAAGCGATTCAGCAAGATTATGATGGGCTCATCATCTCGCACGGCAAGGAAGACTACGCCTATGACATGATCAAACCGGCGGTCGATAAAGGACTGAAGGTCGTAACGTTCGATACGGTCACGAAGAAAAAAGGAACGGCGCTAAAAGGTGTGACGGAAACGTTCCAAAACGATCATCAACTCGCGAAGCTATCGCTCGATGAAGTGACGAAGGTGACGGACAAAAAGCCGGTCCGTGTCATCAAACTGTGGTTCGGACCAGGTTTTGCCCCACTCGATCGTCGTCAGGAAATCTATAAGACGTACGAAGCAGATGGCAAAATCAAAACGCTTGAGACGGTTGGACCGACAAACTTCCAAGACGTCCAAGGGGATATCGCAACGAAGATGAATGCGATTCTCGCGAAATACCCGAAAGGAAGCATTGATGCGGTTTGGGGAGCATGGGACGAAGTCGCAAAAGGGGCATACAAATCGCTTAAGGATAATAAACGTCAAGAAATTCCGTTGATCTCGATCGATGTCTCGAATCAGGACATCAACTTGATGCGTGAAAAGGGCAGTAACTGGGTCTCGACGAGTGCGGTAGATCCATTCTTGATTGGACAAACGGACATGCGATTACTGGCTAAGAAAATTGCCGGCGAGAAGACGCCGGATAGCTTTGATCTCGACGCAAAACTCGTGGAGCAGAAGGCGTTGAAGCAGGATACGACGATGTACAATCTCGATACGATCATCAAAGGTTGGAGTACGTCGGATAAATTCAATGAGCCGTGGATGGACCGGTTGCGTGACGTCCATAAAAAACAATGA